In Pseudomonas oryzicola, one DNA window encodes the following:
- the cobW gene encoding cobalamin biosynthesis protein CobW, whose product MKTLAKLPVTIVTGFLGSGKTTLLRHMLDNAQGRRIAVIVNEFGELGIDGEILKQCSIGCTEEEASGRVYELANGCLCCTVQEEFFPVMRELVARRGDLDHILIETSGLALPKPLVQAFQWPEIRNACTVDAVITVVDSPAVAAGTFAAYPDQVDAQRKLDPNLDHESPLHELFADQLASADLVVLNKADLIDAEGLAKVRTEVAEELPPAVKVVEASSGKLPLEVLLGVGAESEAHIDGRRTHHDSHHDGDDHDDHDHDAFDSISIDLPEADESLLLDALTQLVVEFGILRAKGFAAIPGKPMRLLVQGVGTRFDKHFDRAWRADEPRITRLVLIGQDLDAAQLEARLRQALGA is encoded by the coding sequence ATGAAAACACTGGCCAAGCTCCCCGTCACCATCGTCACCGGCTTCCTCGGCTCGGGCAAGACCACCTTGCTGCGCCACATGCTCGACAACGCCCAGGGCCGCCGCATCGCGGTAATCGTCAACGAGTTCGGCGAACTGGGCATCGACGGTGAAATCCTCAAGCAGTGCAGCATCGGTTGCACCGAGGAAGAAGCCAGCGGTCGGGTCTACGAACTGGCCAACGGCTGCCTGTGCTGTACCGTGCAGGAAGAGTTCTTCCCGGTGATGCGCGAGTTGGTGGCACGCCGTGGCGACCTGGACCATATCCTCATCGAAACCAGCGGCCTGGCGCTGCCCAAACCGCTGGTGCAAGCCTTCCAGTGGCCGGAAATCCGCAATGCTTGCACAGTCGACGCGGTGATCACTGTGGTCGACAGCCCTGCGGTGGCCGCCGGCACCTTCGCCGCCTACCCGGACCAGGTCGATGCCCAGCGCAAGCTCGACCCCAACCTGGACCACGAGTCGCCACTGCACGAACTGTTCGCCGACCAGTTGGCCAGCGCCGACCTGGTGGTGCTGAACAAGGCCGACCTGATCGACGCCGAAGGCCTGGCCAAGGTCCGCACCGAGGTGGCCGAAGAACTGCCTCCGGCGGTCAAGGTTGTCGAGGCCAGCAGCGGCAAGCTGCCGCTGGAGGTGCTGCTGGGTGTGGGCGCCGAGTCCGAGGCGCACATCGATGGCCGCCGTACCCACCATGATTCCCACCATGACGGTGATGACCATGACGATCATGACCACGACGCCTTCGACTCCATCTCAATCGACCTGCCCGAAGCCGACGAAAGCCTGCTGCTCGATGCCCTGACCCAGCTGGTGGTGGAGTTCGGCATCCTGCGCGCCAAAGGCTTCGCTGCCATCCCGGGCAAACCGATGCGCCTGCTGGTGCAAGGCGTGGGTACCCGTTTCGACAAGCACTTCGACCGCGCCTGGCGCGCCGACGAGCCGCGCATCACCCGCCTGGTGCTGATTGGCCAGGACCTCGACGCCGCCCAGCTGGAAGCGCGCCTGCGCCAGGCACTGGGCGCCTGA
- a CDS encoding branched-chain amino acid aminotransferase: MSNESINWDKLGFDYIKTDKRYLSVWRNGEWDKGTLTEDNVLHISEGSTALHYGQQCFEGLKAYRCKDGSINLFRPDQNAARMQRSCARLLMPQVPTDVFIEACKQVVKANEKFVPPHGKGALYLRPFVIGTGDNIGVRTAPEFIFSIFAIPVGSYFKGGMKPHNFQISSFDRAAPQGTGAAKVGGNYAASLQPGAEAKKANFADAIYLDPLTHTKIEEVGSANFFGITANNEFVTPKSASVLPGITRLSLMELAQSRLGLTVIEGDVEINKLDRFVEAGACGTAAVITPIGGIEYNGKLHVFHDLEKVGPVTQKLYNELTGIQSGDIEAPAGWIVKVA, translated from the coding sequence ATGAGCAACGAAAGCATTAATTGGGACAAGCTGGGTTTCGACTACATCAAGACCGACAAACGCTACCTGTCCGTATGGCGCAATGGCGAGTGGGACAAAGGCACCCTGACCGAAGACAACGTGCTGCACATCAGTGAAGGCTCCACGGCCCTGCACTACGGCCAGCAATGCTTCGAAGGCCTGAAGGCCTACCGCTGCAAGGACGGCTCGATCAACCTGTTCCGCCCGGACCAGAACGCCGCGCGCATGCAACGCAGCTGCGCCCGCCTGTTGATGCCGCAGGTGCCGACCGATGTGTTCATCGAGGCGTGCAAGCAAGTGGTCAAGGCCAACGAGAAGTTCGTCCCGCCACACGGCAAAGGCGCCCTCTACCTGCGCCCGTTCGTGATCGGCACCGGTGACAATATTGGCGTGCGCACCGCCCCCGAGTTCATCTTCTCGATCTTCGCCATCCCGGTGGGCTCGTACTTCAAGGGCGGCATGAAGCCGCACAACTTCCAGATTTCCAGCTTCGACCGCGCGGCCCCGCAAGGCACTGGCGCGGCCAAGGTCGGTGGCAACTACGCCGCCAGCCTGCAGCCGGGTGCCGAAGCGAAGAAGGCCAACTTCGCCGATGCCATCTACCTCGACCCGCTGACCCACACCAAGATCGAGGAAGTCGGTTCGGCCAACTTCTTCGGCATCACCGCCAACAACGAGTTCGTCACACCGAAATCGGCCTCGGTGCTGCCAGGCATCACCCGCCTGTCGCTGATGGAACTGGCGCAATCGCGCCTGGGCCTGACCGTGATCGAAGGCGATGTCGAAATCAACAAGCTGGACCGTTTCGTCGAAGCCGGCGCCTGCGGTACTGCTGCGGTGATTACCCCGATCGGCGGCATCGAGTACAACGGCAAGCTGCACGTGTTCCATGACCTGGAAAAGGTCGGCCCGGTTACCCAGAAGCTCTACAACGAGCTGACCGGCATCCAGAGCGGTGATATCGAAGCACCGGCAGGCTGGATCGTCAAAGTCGCCTGA
- a CDS encoding DUF6708 domain-containing protein, producing the protein MSIIILFRADLAPPRDLPIRFNRARQKIYAYNFKHQWWNPFDKGKVVPVSYDWSQVRAERWSQASPLPNGVIFKWGVTLSIVAPGTNNVIDRFPLVTMGADQYAWAYICTYMQKGPSALPLPGEPKDHNDLLWCEIALRLAPKVTWPAGMDLESRTAP; encoded by the coding sequence ATGAGCATCATTATCCTGTTCCGTGCTGATCTTGCCCCACCCAGGGATCTCCCCATCCGTTTCAACCGAGCCCGCCAGAAAATCTACGCCTACAACTTCAAACACCAATGGTGGAATCCGTTCGACAAAGGCAAGGTCGTTCCGGTCAGTTACGACTGGTCGCAAGTACGCGCCGAGCGCTGGTCCCAGGCCAGTCCCCTGCCAAATGGGGTCATTTTCAAATGGGGTGTCACACTTTCCATCGTCGCGCCCGGCACAAACAATGTGATCGACCGTTTCCCTCTGGTGACGATGGGCGCCGACCAGTACGCCTGGGCCTATATCTGCACGTACATGCAGAAAGGCCCGTCCGCCTTGCCGCTTCCCGGCGAACCCAAGGACCACAACGATCTGCTGTGGTGTGAAATCGCATTGCGCCTGGCCCCCAAGGTTACCTGGCCAGCCGGCATGGACCTGGAATCGCGAACCGCACCCTGA
- a CDS encoding DUF2950 domain-containing protein translates to MNRQSIAALAIAAGMLWSTVVAAQEAFPTPEKAVEAFVAALGQAQPDEARLAELLGDDWRIYIPRGGVQRADVDTFLEQYRARHSIDMSGEGKAILAVGSEHWTLPIPLTRGSQGWRFDLKAGSAEIRARRIGRNELGAMQSLLAYHDAQMDYASQDHNGDGALEYAQKIFSEPGKHDGLYWDDDGDGQVSPLGPLFGQDVIGDAWYGYHFRILDGQGPSAPGGAYSYLIGNHMSRGFAMVAWPAKYDDSGVMSFMISHDGEVFEKDLGPHGDHLARQMKRFDPDDSWKVVEVPAGD, encoded by the coding sequence ATGAACCGTCAATCGATAGCGGCACTGGCAATCGCGGCCGGCATGCTCTGGTCAACCGTGGTTGCTGCGCAGGAAGCCTTCCCGACACCGGAAAAGGCCGTGGAAGCCTTCGTCGCGGCGCTCGGCCAGGCGCAACCCGACGAAGCCCGCCTGGCCGAGTTGCTGGGCGATGACTGGCGTATCTACATACCGCGCGGGGGTGTGCAGCGCGCTGACGTGGACACCTTCCTGGAACAATATCGCGCCCGGCACAGTATCGACATGTCAGGTGAGGGCAAGGCCATCCTCGCGGTCGGCAGCGAGCACTGGACCCTGCCCATTCCGCTTACCCGAGGCAGCCAGGGCTGGCGTTTCGACCTCAAGGCCGGCAGTGCCGAGATCCGCGCCCGGCGCATCGGCCGCAACGAGCTGGGGGCCATGCAGTCGCTACTGGCCTACCACGACGCGCAAATGGACTATGCCTCCCAGGACCATAATGGTGACGGCGCGCTGGAATACGCGCAGAAGATCTTCAGCGAGCCCGGCAAGCATGACGGGTTGTATTGGGATGATGACGGTGACGGGCAAGTCAGCCCATTGGGCCCGCTGTTTGGCCAGGACGTGATCGGCGACGCGTGGTATGGCTACCATTTCCGCATCCTCGACGGCCAAGGCCCATCCGCCCCCGGTGGCGCCTACAGCTACCTGATCGGCAACCACATGAGCCGCGGCTTTGCCATGGTCGCCTGGCCGGCGAAGTACGACGACAGCGGGGTGATGAGCTTCATGATCAGCCATGACGGCGAGGTGTTCGAAAAGGACCTCGGGCCGCACGGTGACCACCTGGCCAGGCAGATGAAACGCTTCGACCCGGATGACAGCTGGAAGGTGGTGGAGGTGCCGGCGGGGGATTGA
- a CDS encoding DUF3300 domain-containing protein — MRMPLSAVLSVALYLIAMPGLASAEDVPAPNPAPQAETVVAKDPVFTEEQLDQMLAPIALYPDALLAQVLMASTYPGQVSEAVTWSKANPKASGDDAVKKVANQPWDPSVQALVAFPQVLATLGQDPVWVQRLGDAFLAQPDDVMGGVQRLRHQAQAAGNLQSNQYQNVTVQAAPAPAPTASGGTTQVVAASSPPTTIVIEPADPQVVYVPSYNPTTTYGTWAYPASPPPYYPPPPMYYPGSALVAGLAFGTGVAIVASLWGDCDWDNNDIDIDVNRYNNINANNRIGNNQNKWQHNAANRDGVPYRDARSRQQYGRQLDGASQRTAFRGDDAQRAQARDKARASMDRAGIERPATSNRQARQQMREAQAGNTVGNRMQPRDDNSRVAERRQEARSTQARQQNNQVTPRRQGEGQARQLAQSRPGSSAGRARNNAFDGVRAPSRTSMQASRGRTSQSFAQRPSASRAAGHTISRPSAPVRRSGGGRR; from the coding sequence ATGCGCATGCCATTGTCAGCGGTGTTGTCGGTAGCCTTGTATCTGATCGCGATGCCTGGCCTGGCATCGGCAGAAGACGTGCCAGCCCCGAACCCGGCACCGCAAGCCGAGACGGTGGTGGCCAAGGACCCGGTGTTCACCGAGGAACAACTGGACCAGATGCTCGCGCCCATCGCCCTGTACCCCGATGCCTTGCTGGCTCAGGTGCTGATGGCATCCACCTACCCGGGGCAGGTCAGCGAAGCGGTGACCTGGTCCAAGGCCAACCCCAAGGCCTCCGGCGACGATGCGGTCAAGAAAGTGGCGAACCAGCCCTGGGACCCGAGCGTACAAGCCTTGGTCGCCTTCCCCCAGGTGCTGGCCACGCTGGGCCAGGACCCGGTCTGGGTGCAACGCCTGGGTGACGCCTTCCTCGCTCAGCCCGACGATGTCATGGGCGGCGTGCAGCGCCTGCGCCACCAGGCCCAGGCCGCTGGCAACCTGCAGAGCAACCAGTACCAGAACGTGACTGTGCAGGCCGCCCCGGCGCCAGCTCCAACCGCCAGTGGAGGCACGACCCAGGTAGTCGCGGCCAGTAGCCCGCCTACCACCATCGTCATCGAGCCGGCCGACCCGCAAGTGGTGTACGTGCCCAGTTATAACCCGACCACTACCTATGGCACCTGGGCCTACCCGGCCTCGCCGCCGCCCTATTACCCGCCGCCGCCCATGTATTACCCCGGTTCTGCGCTGGTTGCCGGCCTGGCCTTTGGTACCGGCGTGGCGATCGTCGCCTCGTTGTGGGGCGACTGCGACTGGGACAACAACGACATCGATATCGACGTCAACCGCTACAACAACATCAATGCCAACAACCGCATCGGCAACAACCAGAACAAATGGCAGCACAATGCCGCCAACCGCGACGGTGTGCCTTACCGCGATGCCCGTAGCCGCCAGCAGTATGGCCGTCAGCTCGACGGTGCCAGCCAGCGCACCGCCTTCCGCGGTGACGATGCCCAGCGCGCCCAGGCCCGTGACAAGGCCCGCGCGTCCATGGACCGGGCCGGCATCGAACGGCCAGCCACCAGCAACCGCCAGGCTCGCCAGCAGATGCGCGAGGCACAAGCAGGCAATACGGTCGGCAACCGCATGCAACCGCGTGACGACAACAGCAGGGTAGCTGAGCGCCGCCAGGAGGCCCGCAGCACCCAGGCCCGCCAGCAGAACAACCAGGTGACCCCGCGCAGGCAGGGTGAAGGCCAGGCGCGGCAGCTTGCGCAGAGCCGGCCCGGCAGCAGCGCCGGTCGGGCCCGCAACAATGCCTTTGATGGCGTACGTGCACCGTCGCGCACCAGTATGCAGGCCAGCCGTGGTCGCACCAGCCAGTCGTTCGCCCAGCGGCCGAGCGCGTCGCGAGCCGCCGGGCATACGATTTCTCGGCCCAGTGCGCCTGTACGCCGCAGCGGAGGTGGCCGTCGATGA
- a CDS encoding TorF family putative porin: protein MTRPLLLLGAALLFCPVLLAQQIKRELGDFDFTLGTTPSRSMAQGLISPGAIGAFHGGLDFSHPSGWYLGQYAPSMGLSPDSTLRLDSYLGYKHRFDSSLGYEVGLIQYSQPNIAGPDSYALYGGVSVLGSRFGGALRDTPDHRTGTLFADFGQLPLLGVDVTAKLAHHRLGKPFTLGDGSQVTGFSDWSLAFSRPWLGIDLDLIYSDSDLSGSGCDAYSGSNTYCDSMVTLKAQRRFF, encoded by the coding sequence ATGACCAGGCCCCTTCTGTTGCTGGGTGCGGCACTGCTGTTCTGCCCTGTGCTGCTGGCCCAACAGATCAAACGCGAACTGGGCGACTTCGACTTCACGCTCGGCACTACCCCCTCACGCAGCATGGCCCAAGGGCTGATCTCGCCCGGTGCCATCGGTGCGTTCCACGGCGGTCTCGACTTCAGCCACCCCAGCGGCTGGTACCTCGGCCAATACGCCCCGAGCATGGGCCTATCTCCTGATTCCACCCTGCGCCTGGACAGCTACCTGGGCTACAAGCACCGCTTCGACAGCAGCCTGGGCTACGAGGTCGGATTGATCCAGTATAGCCAGCCGAACATCGCCGGCCCCGACAGTTATGCCCTGTACGGTGGGGTGTCGGTACTGGGCAGCCGTTTCGGTGGTGCGCTGCGCGATACCCCTGATCATCGCACCGGCACGCTGTTCGCTGACTTCGGTCAATTGCCGCTGCTCGGCGTCGACGTTACCGCCAAGCTCGCCCATCACCGCCTGGGCAAACCCTTCACCCTTGGCGATGGCAGCCAGGTGACCGGCTTTTCCGACTGGTCGCTGGCGTTTTCCCGGCCCTGGCTTGGCATTGACCTGGACCTGATCTACAGCGACTCCGACCTCAGTGGTAGTGGTTGCGATGCGTACTCCGGCAGCAACACCTATTGCGACAGCATGGTCACGCTCAAGGCGCAACGCAGGTTCTTCTAG
- a CDS encoding DMT family transporter encodes MSTGTTTLYQRKARPWLWPALFSLVAFAANSVFCRLALKDGAIDPASFTVVRLASGALFLLVLIRLRKPALAMGGSWRGGLALFLYAFLFSAAYLQLGAGAGALLLFGAVQITMFGFAWYTGERITARMLLGMLIAFAGLLLLLLPGTAAPPLASALLMAASGVSWGVYSLLGKGSPRPLADTAGNFVRSLPCLVLLAPMLLLDAGLHLTPLGLLYALGSGVLASGAGYAVWYSVVRQISAQQAATLQLSVPVIAALGGVTLIGETLSLRLLLACVVVLGGIALALMQKR; translated from the coding sequence ATGAGTACCGGCACCACCACGCTCTACCAACGCAAGGCGCGGCCCTGGTTGTGGCCCGCACTGTTCAGCCTGGTGGCCTTTGCAGCCAACTCGGTGTTCTGTCGCCTGGCGCTTAAGGACGGCGCCATCGACCCGGCATCCTTCACCGTGGTGCGCCTGGCCAGTGGCGCACTGTTCCTGCTTGTGTTGATACGCTTGCGCAAGCCCGCGTTAGCCATGGGAGGCAGCTGGCGGGGTGGCCTGGCCTTGTTCCTCTATGCGTTCCTGTTTTCTGCGGCGTACCTGCAACTGGGCGCCGGTGCCGGTGCATTGCTGCTGTTCGGGGCGGTGCAGATCACCATGTTCGGTTTTGCCTGGTACACAGGTGAACGCATCACTGCGCGGATGTTGCTGGGCATGCTGATTGCGTTTGCCGGCCTTTTGCTGCTGCTGTTGCCCGGCACTGCAGCGCCACCCTTGGCCAGTGCCTTGCTGATGGCCGCGTCCGGCGTGTCCTGGGGGGTGTACTCGCTGCTGGGCAAAGGCTCGCCCAGGCCGCTGGCGGATACCGCTGGCAATTTTGTTCGGAGCTTGCCGTGCCTGGTACTGCTGGCGCCGATGCTGTTGCTGGACGCCGGCCTGCATCTGACCCCGCTCGGCCTGTTATATGCCCTGGGCTCTGGCGTCCTGGCATCGGGTGCGGGTTATGCCGTGTGGTACAGCGTGGTCAGGCAGATCAGCGCACAGCAGGCGGCAACCTTGCAGCTCAGCGTGCCAGTGATCGCCGCACTGGGTGGGGTCACCCTGATCGGTGAAACGTTGTCTTTGCGCTTGCTGCTGGCGTGCGTCGTTGTGCTGGGCGGTATAGCCCTGGCGTTGATGCAGAAACGCTAG
- a CDS encoding RidA family protein produces MTHSSAFQLSNPEGLYDPSDNAYSHVAEVRAGSHLLFIAGQGGEDRNGQLSPLFAEQARQALANLEVALASKGAKLAQVFKLTLLIVDHSETRLREWVAEADKAWGPHLKPTCTLIPVARLALDGMLVEIEAVAAQ; encoded by the coding sequence GTGACCCATTCAAGCGCGTTCCAACTGAGCAATCCCGAAGGCCTGTACGACCCCAGCGACAATGCCTATTCCCATGTCGCCGAGGTCCGGGCCGGCAGCCATCTGCTGTTCATCGCCGGCCAGGGCGGGGAAGACCGCAACGGGCAGCTGTCGCCGCTGTTTGCCGAGCAGGCACGCCAGGCGCTGGCCAACCTGGAGGTGGCCCTGGCCTCGAAAGGGGCCAAGCTGGCCCAGGTATTCAAACTGACGCTGTTGATCGTCGACCACTCCGAAACGCGCCTGCGAGAGTGGGTCGCCGAGGCTGACAAGGCTTGGGGCCCGCACCTGAAGCCGACCTGCACGTTGATACCGGTAGCGAGGCTGGCGCTGGACGGCATGTTGGTGGAGATCGAAGCGGTCGCGGCGCAGTAG
- a CDS encoding PLDc N-terminal domain-containing protein, translating to MEIGTIWFIVAILVIVLEIWAIWHIIGSDRRAERKMLWIVFVVYAPFPGLLFWAWRGPRAVKGRAVLEEK from the coding sequence ATGGAAATCGGAACGATCTGGTTCATCGTCGCCATTCTGGTGATCGTGCTGGAAATCTGGGCCATCTGGCACATCATCGGCAGCGACCGGCGCGCCGAGCGCAAGATGCTGTGGATTGTCTTCGTGGTGTACGCGCCATTCCCCGGTCTGTTGTTCTGGGCCTGGCGTGGGCCGCGGGCGGTGAAGGGCAGGGCGGTACTGGAGGAAAAATAA
- a CDS encoding FAD/FMN-containing dehydrogenase, producing the protein MKYAAAVLLCLMPLLANALEPGEKLAPWTLLDQYDQAYSLDAGTHILLVARDMDGARLVKAALAEQPTGYLEARDAVFVADIQRMPALISKLFAIPAMRDYHYRVLLDRDGRVASRYPGQDGQVQWLQLEQGKLVSQQAFADAAALKAALDNAPRH; encoded by the coding sequence ATGAAATACGCCGCTGCCGTGTTGCTTTGCCTGATGCCATTGTTGGCCAATGCCCTGGAACCGGGTGAAAAGCTCGCACCGTGGACCTTGCTCGACCAATACGACCAGGCCTACAGCCTCGATGCCGGTACGCATATCCTGCTGGTGGCGCGCGATATGGACGGTGCCAGGCTGGTCAAGGCGGCGCTGGCCGAACAGCCCACGGGCTACCTGGAAGCGCGTGATGCGGTATTCGTCGCCGACATCCAGCGCATGCCGGCGCTGATCAGCAAGCTGTTCGCCATTCCCGCCATGCGTGACTACCACTACCGCGTGCTGCTTGACCGTGATGGGCGGGTAGCCAGCCGTTATCCCGGGCAGGACGGCCAGGTGCAGTGGCTGCAGCTGGAGCAGGGCAAACTGGTGAGCCAGCAGGCGTTTGCCGATGCGGCGGCGTTGAAGGCGGCGCTGGACAATGCACCCCGCCACTGA
- a CDS encoding GlxA family transcriptional regulator, protein MPTPRQFSKKTSTSNMLRLKSTSASAQAPYRVDFVLLEHFSMASFTVAMDVLVTANLLRADSFRFTPLSLDGDRVLSDLGLELVATEVAAEALKELDLLIICGGLRTPLKYPELDRLLGDCAAHGMALGGLWNGAWFLGRAGVLDDYGCSIHPEQRASLCERSPQTRITPASFTLDRDRLSAASPNGAMELMLGLVRRLYGDGLAEGVEEILSFSGARYRQVGPGAKKSMSLHLRTIVELMENNLEETLSLDQLAAYSGRSRRQIDRLFQAQLGTSPRRYYMELRITKSRRLLQYSDLSVMEVAVACGFVSVSHFSKCYAAYFGYPPSREQRLGE, encoded by the coding sequence GTGCCCACGCCACGCCAGTTCAGCAAGAAGACCAGTACCAGCAACATGCTGAGGCTGAAGTCCACCAGCGCCAGTGCCCAGGCCCCTTACCGGGTCGATTTCGTATTGCTCGAACACTTCTCGATGGCCAGCTTCACCGTGGCCATGGACGTGCTGGTCACGGCCAACCTGCTGCGTGCCGACAGTTTCCGCTTCACCCCGCTGTCACTGGATGGCGACCGTGTGCTCAGCGACCTGGGGCTGGAGCTGGTGGCCACCGAGGTGGCTGCCGAGGCGCTGAAAGAACTGGACCTGCTGATTATCTGCGGCGGCTTGCGCACACCGCTGAAGTACCCCGAGCTGGACCGCCTGCTGGGTGACTGCGCTGCCCACGGCATGGCCTTGGGCGGCCTGTGGAACGGTGCCTGGTTCCTTGGCCGCGCCGGGGTGCTGGACGACTATGGCTGCAGTATCCACCCTGAGCAGCGCGCCAGCCTGTGCGAACGCAGCCCGCAAACGCGCATCACCCCGGCCAGCTTCACCCTCGATCGCGACCGCCTCAGTGCCGCCAGCCCCAATGGCGCCATGGAGCTGATGCTGGGCCTGGTGCGCCGGCTGTATGGCGACGGCCTGGCCGAAGGCGTGGAAGAGATCCTGTCGTTCTCCGGCGCCCGCTACCGCCAGGTTGGCCCGGGGGCGAAGAAATCCATGAGCCTGCACCTGCGCACCATCGTCGAACTGATGGAGAACAACCTCGAGGAAACCCTCAGCCTCGACCAGCTGGCCGCCTACAGCGGGCGCTCGCGCCGGCAGATCGACCGTCTGTTCCAGGCCCAGCTGGGTACCTCGCCGCGGCGTTACTACATGGAGTTGCGCATCACCAAGAGCCGCCGCCTGCTGCAATACTCCGACCTCTCGGTGATGGAGGTGGCAGTGGCCTGCGGTTTCGTCTCGGTATCGCACTTCAGCAAGTGCTATGCGGCGTACTTCGGCTACCCGCCGTCGCGTGAGCAGCGGCTGGGCGAGTGA
- a CDS encoding TetR/AcrR family transcriptional regulator, translated as MSDSVVSLGQPEIEGGRKTRKNNPEKTREDILQAAINEFVQQGLAGARVDAIAERTATSKRMIYYYFGSKEQLYCECLVKLYGDIRKTEQSLDLESLPAEQAIRRLVEFTFDHHDRNVDFVRIICTENIHYGEYVKQSPVIREMSSLVLEALGNTLRRGVEEGVFRAGIEVLDLHMLMSSFCFYRVSNRHTFGEIFQIDLSADEVKQRHKAMICDAVLRYIRA; from the coding sequence ATGAGTGATTCCGTAGTCAGCCTCGGCCAGCCTGAAATCGAAGGGGGGCGCAAGACGCGCAAGAACAACCCCGAGAAAACGCGTGAGGACATCCTTCAGGCCGCCATCAACGAGTTCGTCCAGCAAGGGCTGGCCGGTGCCCGGGTTGACGCCATCGCCGAGCGCACCGCCACCTCCAAGCGCATGATCTACTACTACTTCGGCAGCAAGGAACAGCTGTACTGCGAATGCCTGGTCAAGTTGTACGGGGATATTCGCAAGACCGAGCAAAGCCTGGACCTGGAGTCGCTGCCGGCCGAGCAGGCGATCCGCCGGCTGGTGGAGTTCACCTTTGATCACCACGACCGCAACGTCGATTTCGTGCGGATCATCTGTACCGAGAACATTCACTACGGCGAGTACGTGAAGCAGTCGCCGGTGATCCGCGAAATGAGCAGCCTGGTGCTCGAGGCCCTGGGCAATACCCTGCGCCGTGGTGTCGAGGAAGGTGTGTTCCGCGCCGGCATCGAGGTACTCGACCTGCACATGCTGATGAGCTCGTTCTGCTTCTACCGGGTGTCGAACCGCCATACCTTTGGCGAGATCTTCCAGATCGACCTGTCCGCTGACGAGGTCAAGCAGCGCCACAAAGCCATGATCTGTGATGCGGTGCTGCGGTACATCCGCGCCTGA
- a CDS encoding aliphatic sulfonate ABC transporter substrate-binding protein, translating to MPARAFSPLRRLLLGGLLASVVSTLLPWSQALADDTRTLRIGYQKFNSINILKGSGALEKALAPQGVTVSWHEFAAGPQLLEALSTGAIDLGHAADAPSVFAQAAGKPVVYLAAEQPYPRGIGLVVREQDHLASVQDLKGKRVATGRGWNAQYLLAVALEQAGLSYRDITPAYVNNAADAVAALQSGSVQAVTLWDPFLAAAESQPGLKNLRDGSGLSNNRTFYLSTASFADQHRDLLKTFFSELGKVSQWANAKPGEVAALLAPQLGISASVLQVASERRNYNAVAITPQIVAEQQKLADTFQGLGLIPRKLQVADAVYPASVLP from the coding sequence ATGCCCGCCCGTGCTTTCTCTCCCTTGCGCCGCCTGTTGCTCGGCGGCTTGCTGGCCAGTGTCGTCAGCACCCTGTTGCCCTGGTCGCAAGCCCTGGCCGACGACACCAGGACCCTGCGCATCGGCTACCAGAAGTTCAACAGCATCAACATCCTCAAGGGCAGCGGCGCCCTGGAGAAGGCCCTGGCACCTCAAGGCGTGACCGTCAGCTGGCATGAGTTCGCCGCCGGCCCGCAACTGCTCGAAGCGCTGAGCACCGGCGCCATCGACCTTGGCCATGCCGCCGACGCCCCCTCGGTGTTCGCCCAGGCCGCAGGCAAGCCGGTGGTGTACCTGGCTGCCGAGCAACCCTACCCACGTGGCATCGGCCTGGTGGTGCGCGAGCAGGACCACCTGGCCAGCGTCCAGGACCTCAAGGGCAAGCGCGTCGCCACAGGTCGCGGCTGGAATGCCCAGTACCTGCTCGCGGTTGCCCTGGAGCAGGCCGGCCTCAGCTACCGTGACATCACCCCAGCCTACGTCAACAACGCCGCCGATGCCGTGGCCGCCCTGCAATCAGGCAGCGTCCAGGCCGTGACCCTGTGGGACCCGTTCCTGGCTGCGGCAGAAAGCCAGCCAGGCCTGAAAAACCTGCGCGATGGCAGCGGCCTGTCCAACAACCGCACCTTCTACCTGTCCACCGCCAGCTTCGCCGACCAGCACCGCGACCTGCTGAAAACCTTCTTCAGCGAACTGGGCAAGGTCAGCCAGTGGGCCAATGCCAAGCCTGGCGAAGTCGCCGCGCTGCTGGCCCCCCAACTGGGGATCAGCGCCAGCGTTCTGCAAGTGGCCAGCGAACGCCGCAACTACAACGCCGTGGCGATCACCCCGCAGATCGTTGCCGAGCAGCAGAAGCTGGCCGATACCTTCCAGGGCCTGGGCCTGATTCCGCGCAAGCTGCAGGTGGCCGACGCGGTCTACCCGGCTTCCGTGTTGCCTTGA